The following are encoded together in the Tribolium castaneum strain GA2 chromosome 3, icTriCast1.1, whole genome shotgun sequence genome:
- the LOC100141601 gene encoding swi5-dependent recombination DNA repair protein 1 homolog, translated as MAIVNAKTPNKNRKSLANAGQAASPKAGNKTPAKNKPNATPAKAKTPGKPKATFGKPTSPRATPGKPTTPKATPGKPTTPKASPGKPNTPKAPSPAQNNVGKTPIKQENKGKRNATDSKDESSPPKKLKMFQGTSELDKKPQQNEGKKPQQNEGKKPQTKNTSEKKKGNFFFLRDRLAKGDMSALEIVEKKIQAMEQRKNLSKTAKRKLKLLRKLKIASGGATPSMKRNERRKETKAKHAVKPGTKPVKKEEDEEGSSESDYEVDSEIKPDKIIKTEDLEVEECDEEGESGDEEDDSSEEEEEEVKPIAKGGKKKGQEKKNDIKAKNLKLQAMRKQGQLAGSVKASQKRSARRAKKNAKVNGGP; from the exons ATGGCGATTGTGAACGCGAAAACCCCGAATAAGAACCGCAAAAGTTTGGCCAACGCGGGTCAAGCCGCGAGCCCCAAAGCTGGTAACAAAACCCCGGCGAAAAATAAGCCTAACGCGACCCCCGCAAAAGCAAAAACGCCCGGAAAGCCAAAAGCGACCTTTGGAAAACCCACATCCCCAAGAGCCACCCCTGGAAAACCCACAACCCCAAAAGCCACCCCAGGAAAACCCACAACCCCAAAAGCCTCCCCGGGAAAACCCAATACCCCAAAAGCCCCTTCCCCTGCTCAGAACAATGTTGGGAAAACTCCGATTAAGCAAGAGAATAAAGGGAAACGGAATGCTACTGACTCGAAAGATGAAAGCTCGCcgcctaaaaaattaaaaatgttccaAGGGACGTCTGAACTCGACAAAAAGCCGCAACAAAATGAGGGCAAAAAGCCGCAACAAAATGAGGGCAAAAAGCCGCAAACTAAGAACACTTCTGAGAAGAAAAAAGGTAATTTCTTTTTCTTGCGGGACAGACTGGCCAAGGGGGACATGTCAGCCCTTGAAATTGTTGAGAAGAAAATCCAAGCGATGGAGCAGCGCAAAAACTTGAGTAAAACAGCGAAACGCAAATTAAAGTTGTTGAGGAAATTGAAGATTGCCTCAGGTGGGGCTACACCTTCCATGAAGAGAAACGAGAGGCGCAAGGAGACCAAAGCCAAGCACGCTGTAAAGCCTGGGACGAAGCCCGTGAAAAAAGAAGAGGATGAAGAGGGTTCAAGCGAATCTGACTATGAAGTTGACAGCGAGATAAAGCCTGATAAAATCATCAAGACTGAGGATCTGGAGGTTGAAGAGTGCGACGAAGAAGGGGAAAGCGGGGACGAAGAGGATGATTCTTCCGAAGAAGAGGAGGAAGAAGTCAAGCCAATTGCGAAAG GTGGGAAAAAGAAGGGGCAGGAGAAAAAGAACGACATAAAGGCCAAGAATCTGAAGTTGCAAGCTATGAGGAAACAAGGACAGTTGGCAGGGAGTGTTAAAGCGAGTCAGAAGAGGTCAGCAAGGAGGGCCAAGAAAAATGCGAAAGTCAACGGCGGACCGTAA
- the LOC663550 gene encoding WD repeat, SAM and U-box domain-containing protein 1 isoform X1: MSITGNEIKIIQSLSGHRSDVTSSDFASDYTLVTGSSDKTVRVWEWVRGFGYVERAFSPLRGHKYQVTCVRISPQGAMLASASVDGTAVLWNLHSGLKIYTMVQVNGDAIRVCRFAPDSSILVTAGDNGAVCVWDLVHRSLIRTIVEHEGTTTSLTFTPDSQYLISACSLEVLKIWYVQDLVDTTSDSSCCPVAKCENAHDLGVVCAEISKKITTDEDDPLIKRYTMATSGNSNEIKIWTITSKSTPKHKNAVNEVAVEYCDSFDGHNSSVTCIRYTNNGAYLVSSSLDKLVKIWDEEGNCVATLRGHTRYVNCVAVSKDCLLAASGSTGSNDKLILVWDLTGNLTTDSELVKPLRLSFNSLGAIPELQLMRNAESNDNEVKLLEKIDDISEGAINCCSFNSSGILATGSGDKLVRLFRVVEENNNVEELSYSPLEGHTYPVNYVEFSRDGSKLASCSLDGGTNIWESETGEKVASLPENSLSVKVCRFSPDGNFLITAGDDEKATIWDSEFKPIATLEGHLDAVTSASFTPDAAIIATTSFNADFRLWKNESYETITVQEDAHDYGIQSCDFSQNLEPVPNNIIDVQSYLLGTCGNDGFVKLWRISVPKKNDELGFEEIEVKVWRVLRGHGGNVICVRFSPNVSEIICSTATDRQARIWSVYSAECLYVLDHDSIVTACAFSSDCSLVATGCIDKTLWLWRMPQQLVFRTIVATKIQCRTKALIDWSTSDVVRWLRNMDLADMTENAQNTFLDGQKILTLSEEQICSGLELSEEQSERLSRELRWLKQDELQISQTKNCEIPHEFLCPITHEIMREPVTCSDGFTYEKNAICEWFMSGKYSSPLTNEILTNTEYTYNHELRNAIHSFLEQDD; this comes from the exons ATGTCAATCACcggaaatgaaataaaaataatccaGAGCTTAAGCGGGCACCGAAGTGACGTAACCTCGAGCGACTTCGCTTCCGATTACACGCTAGTGACCGGATCCAG CGATAAAACCGTCCGCGTCTGGGAATGGGTCCGAGGCTTCGGGTACGTCGAACGGGCGTTCTCGCCCCTCAGAGGCCACAAGTACCAGGTCACTTGTGTGCGCATTTCCCCCCAGGGGGCCATGCTGGCCAGTGCCTCGGTCGACGGTACTGCCGTTTTGTGGAACCTGCATTCGGGGCTTAAAATATACACTATGGTGCAAGTGAACGGAGATGCGATCCGAGTCTGCAG ATTTGCGCCTGACAGCTCCATTCTGGTCACAGCGGGAGATAATGGAGCTGTATGCGTCTGGGATTTGGTTCATAGGAGCCTGATAAG AACAATCGTCGAACACGAGGGCACCACCACCTCCCTCACCTTCACCCCCGACTCCCAATACCTGATAAGCGCTTGTTCCTTGGAAGTCCTCAAAATCTGGTACGTGCAAGACCTGGTGGACACCACCTCAGACTCGTCCTGTTGCCCTGTGGCAAAGTGCGAAAACGCCCACGACTTGGGCGTCGTCTGCGCCGAAATAAGCAAAAAGATCACCACTGACG AAGACGACCCCCTCATCAAACGGTACACAATGGCCACCAGCGGCAACAGCAACGAAATCAAAATCTGGACAATAACGTCAAAATCCACCCCCAAACACAAAAACGCCGTTAATGAGGTGGCAGTGGAGTATTGTGATAGTTTCGACGGACATAATTCCTCAGTCACTTGTATCAGATACACGAACAATGGCGCGTATTTAGTGTCGTCGAGTTTAGATAAACTGGTGAAAATCTGGGACGAGGAGGGCAATTGTGTGGCCACACTTCGGGGGCACACGAGATACGTGAATTGCGTGGCGGTGTCAAAAGACTGCCTCTTGGCGGCTTCGG GTTCCACAGGTTCGAATGATAAACTTATACTGGTATGGGATTTGACCGGTAATTTGACCACCGATTCGGAATTAGTCAAACCACTGCGGTTGTCATTTAATTCACTTGGGGCTATCCCAGAACTGCAGTTAATGAGGAACGCCGAAAGTAACGATAATGAGGTGAAATTGTTGGAGAAAATTGACGATATCTCGGAAGGTGCAATTAATTGTTGCTCGTTTAACAGTAGCGGGATTCTCGCGACGGGCTCAGG TGATAAATTAGTGAGACTGTTTCGAGTTGTTGAAGAAAATAACAACGTCGAAGAACTCAGCTACTCACCTTTGGAGGGGCACACGTATCCAGTGAATTACGTGGAGTTTTCCAGGGATGGGTCAAAGTTAGCCTCGTGTTCCCTGGATGGGGGCACCAACATTTGGGAATCAGAG ACAGGGGAAAAAGTCGCTTCGTTGCCTGAAAACAGCCTCAGCGTCAAAGTGTGTCGCTTTTCCCCTGATGGAAATTTCCTTATAACAGCGGGCGACGACGAAAAGGCCACAATTTGGGACTCGGAGTTCAAACCAATTGC CACCCTTGAAGGGCACTTGGACGCTGTGACTTCAGCCAGTTTCACCCCCGACGCTGCTATAATTGCAACAACGTCCTTCAATGCGGACTTCCGGTTGTGGAAAAACGAAAGTTACGAAACCATTACAGTGCAAGAAGACGCTCACGATTACGGCATACAAAGCTGcgatttttcgcaaaatttggAACCAGTCCCTAATAACATTATCGACGTTCAAAGTTACCTCCTTGGGACTTGTGGGAACGATGGTTTTGTTAAATTGTGGAGGATTTCGGTGCCGAAA aaaaatgaCGAATTGGGGTTTGAAGAGATCGAAGTCAAGGTTTGGCGGGTTTTAAGGGGACATGGGGGCAATGTAATTTGCGTGCGATTTTCGCCAAATGTGAGCGAAATTATATGTTCGACGGCTACGGACCGTCAAGCGAGAATTTGGTCGGTCTATAGTGCTGAATGTCTTTACGTCCTCGATCATGATTCGATAGTTACAGCTTGCGCTTTCAGCAGCGATTGTTCCTTAGTTGCCACAGGTTGCATAGATAAGACCTTATGGCTGTGGAGGATGCCCCAACAATTG GTGTTTAGGACGATAGTTGCGACAAAAATCCAGTGCCGGACCAAGGCCCTGATCGACTGGTCCACGAGCGACGTCGTCAGGTGGCTCAGAAACATGGACTTGGCAGACATGACCGAAAACGCGCAAAATACGTTCCTGGACGGACAAAAAATCTTAACACTTAGTGAAGAACAGATCTGCTCGGGTCTCGAATTAA GTGAAGAGCAGTCGGAGAGACTGAGTCGGGAGCTCCGCTGGTTGAAGCAAGACGAGCTGCAAATTtcgcaaacaaaaaattgcgaaaTTCCGCACGAATTTTTGTGCCCCATAACCCATGAAATAATGAGAGAACCGGTTACTTGCAGTGACGGTTtcacatatgaaaaaaatgcgATTTGTGAATGGTTCATGTCGGGAAAGTATTCAAGTCCTTTAACTAACGAAATTTTAACGAACACCGAATACACCTACAATCACGAGTTGAGAAATGCGATTCATTCGTTTTTGGAGCAAGATGATTAA
- the LOC663550 gene encoding WD repeat, SAM and U-box domain-containing protein 1 isoform X2: MSITGNEIKIIQSLSGHRSDVTSSDFASDYTLVTGSSDKTVRVWEWVRGFGYVERAFSPLRGHKYQVTCVRISPQGAMLASASVDGTAVLWNLHSGLKIYTMVQVNGDAIRVCRFAPDSSILVTAGDNGAVCVWDLVHRSLIRTIVEHEGTTTSLTFTPDSQYLISACSLEVLKIWYVQDLVDTTSDSSCCPVAKCENAHDLGVVCAEISKKITTDDDPLIKRYTMATSGNSNEIKIWTITSKSTPKHKNAVNEVAVEYCDSFDGHNSSVTCIRYTNNGAYLVSSSLDKLVKIWDEEGNCVATLRGHTRYVNCVAVSKDCLLAASGSTGSNDKLILVWDLTGNLTTDSELVKPLRLSFNSLGAIPELQLMRNAESNDNEVKLLEKIDDISEGAINCCSFNSSGILATGSGDKLVRLFRVVEENNNVEELSYSPLEGHTYPVNYVEFSRDGSKLASCSLDGGTNIWESETGEKVASLPENSLSVKVCRFSPDGNFLITAGDDEKATIWDSEFKPIATLEGHLDAVTSASFTPDAAIIATTSFNADFRLWKNESYETITVQEDAHDYGIQSCDFSQNLEPVPNNIIDVQSYLLGTCGNDGFVKLWRISVPKKNDELGFEEIEVKVWRVLRGHGGNVICVRFSPNVSEIICSTATDRQARIWSVYSAECLYVLDHDSIVTACAFSSDCSLVATGCIDKTLWLWRMPQQLVFRTIVATKIQCRTKALIDWSTSDVVRWLRNMDLADMTENAQNTFLDGQKILTLSEEQICSGLELSEEQSERLSRELRWLKQDELQISQTKNCEIPHEFLCPITHEIMREPVTCSDGFTYEKNAICEWFMSGKYSSPLTNEILTNTEYTYNHELRNAIHSFLEQDD, translated from the exons ATGTCAATCACcggaaatgaaataaaaataatccaGAGCTTAAGCGGGCACCGAAGTGACGTAACCTCGAGCGACTTCGCTTCCGATTACACGCTAGTGACCGGATCCAG CGATAAAACCGTCCGCGTCTGGGAATGGGTCCGAGGCTTCGGGTACGTCGAACGGGCGTTCTCGCCCCTCAGAGGCCACAAGTACCAGGTCACTTGTGTGCGCATTTCCCCCCAGGGGGCCATGCTGGCCAGTGCCTCGGTCGACGGTACTGCCGTTTTGTGGAACCTGCATTCGGGGCTTAAAATATACACTATGGTGCAAGTGAACGGAGATGCGATCCGAGTCTGCAG ATTTGCGCCTGACAGCTCCATTCTGGTCACAGCGGGAGATAATGGAGCTGTATGCGTCTGGGATTTGGTTCATAGGAGCCTGATAAG AACAATCGTCGAACACGAGGGCACCACCACCTCCCTCACCTTCACCCCCGACTCCCAATACCTGATAAGCGCTTGTTCCTTGGAAGTCCTCAAAATCTGGTACGTGCAAGACCTGGTGGACACCACCTCAGACTCGTCCTGTTGCCCTGTGGCAAAGTGCGAAAACGCCCACGACTTGGGCGTCGTCTGCGCCGAAATAAGCAAAAAGATCACCACTGACG ACGACCCCCTCATCAAACGGTACACAATGGCCACCAGCGGCAACAGCAACGAAATCAAAATCTGGACAATAACGTCAAAATCCACCCCCAAACACAAAAACGCCGTTAATGAGGTGGCAGTGGAGTATTGTGATAGTTTCGACGGACATAATTCCTCAGTCACTTGTATCAGATACACGAACAATGGCGCGTATTTAGTGTCGTCGAGTTTAGATAAACTGGTGAAAATCTGGGACGAGGAGGGCAATTGTGTGGCCACACTTCGGGGGCACACGAGATACGTGAATTGCGTGGCGGTGTCAAAAGACTGCCTCTTGGCGGCTTCGG GTTCCACAGGTTCGAATGATAAACTTATACTGGTATGGGATTTGACCGGTAATTTGACCACCGATTCGGAATTAGTCAAACCACTGCGGTTGTCATTTAATTCACTTGGGGCTATCCCAGAACTGCAGTTAATGAGGAACGCCGAAAGTAACGATAATGAGGTGAAATTGTTGGAGAAAATTGACGATATCTCGGAAGGTGCAATTAATTGTTGCTCGTTTAACAGTAGCGGGATTCTCGCGACGGGCTCAGG TGATAAATTAGTGAGACTGTTTCGAGTTGTTGAAGAAAATAACAACGTCGAAGAACTCAGCTACTCACCTTTGGAGGGGCACACGTATCCAGTGAATTACGTGGAGTTTTCCAGGGATGGGTCAAAGTTAGCCTCGTGTTCCCTGGATGGGGGCACCAACATTTGGGAATCAGAG ACAGGGGAAAAAGTCGCTTCGTTGCCTGAAAACAGCCTCAGCGTCAAAGTGTGTCGCTTTTCCCCTGATGGAAATTTCCTTATAACAGCGGGCGACGACGAAAAGGCCACAATTTGGGACTCGGAGTTCAAACCAATTGC CACCCTTGAAGGGCACTTGGACGCTGTGACTTCAGCCAGTTTCACCCCCGACGCTGCTATAATTGCAACAACGTCCTTCAATGCGGACTTCCGGTTGTGGAAAAACGAAAGTTACGAAACCATTACAGTGCAAGAAGACGCTCACGATTACGGCATACAAAGCTGcgatttttcgcaaaatttggAACCAGTCCCTAATAACATTATCGACGTTCAAAGTTACCTCCTTGGGACTTGTGGGAACGATGGTTTTGTTAAATTGTGGAGGATTTCGGTGCCGAAA aaaaatgaCGAATTGGGGTTTGAAGAGATCGAAGTCAAGGTTTGGCGGGTTTTAAGGGGACATGGGGGCAATGTAATTTGCGTGCGATTTTCGCCAAATGTGAGCGAAATTATATGTTCGACGGCTACGGACCGTCAAGCGAGAATTTGGTCGGTCTATAGTGCTGAATGTCTTTACGTCCTCGATCATGATTCGATAGTTACAGCTTGCGCTTTCAGCAGCGATTGTTCCTTAGTTGCCACAGGTTGCATAGATAAGACCTTATGGCTGTGGAGGATGCCCCAACAATTG GTGTTTAGGACGATAGTTGCGACAAAAATCCAGTGCCGGACCAAGGCCCTGATCGACTGGTCCACGAGCGACGTCGTCAGGTGGCTCAGAAACATGGACTTGGCAGACATGACCGAAAACGCGCAAAATACGTTCCTGGACGGACAAAAAATCTTAACACTTAGTGAAGAACAGATCTGCTCGGGTCTCGAATTAA GTGAAGAGCAGTCGGAGAGACTGAGTCGGGAGCTCCGCTGGTTGAAGCAAGACGAGCTGCAAATTtcgcaaacaaaaaattgcgaaaTTCCGCACGAATTTTTGTGCCCCATAACCCATGAAATAATGAGAGAACCGGTTACTTGCAGTGACGGTTtcacatatgaaaaaaatgcgATTTGTGAATGGTTCATGTCGGGAAAGTATTCAAGTCCTTTAACTAACGAAATTTTAACGAACACCGAATACACCTACAATCACGAGTTGAGAAATGCGATTCATTCGTTTTTGGAGCAAGATGATTAA
- the LOC663550 gene encoding WD repeat, SAM and U-box domain-containing protein 1 isoform X3, translated as MSITGNEIKIIQSLSGHRSDVTSSDFASDYTLVTGSSDKTVRVWEWVRGFGYVERAFSPLRGHKYQVTCVRISPQGAMLASASVDGTAVLWNLHSGLKIYTMVQVNGDAIRVCRFAPDSSILVTAGDNGAVCVWDLVHRSLIRTIVEHEGTTTSLTFTPDSQYLISACSLEVLKIWYVQDLVDTTSDSSCCPVAKCENAHDLGVVCAEISKKITTDEDDPLIKRYTMATSGNSNEIKIWTITSKSTPKHKNAVNEVAVEYCDSFDGHNSSVTCIRYTNNGAYLVSSSLDKLVKIWDEEGNCVATLRGHTRYVNCVAVSKDCLLAASGSNDKLILVWDLTGNLTTDSELVKPLRLSFNSLGAIPELQLMRNAESNDNEVKLLEKIDDISEGAINCCSFNSSGILATGSGDKLVRLFRVVEENNNVEELSYSPLEGHTYPVNYVEFSRDGSKLASCSLDGGTNIWESETGEKVASLPENSLSVKVCRFSPDGNFLITAGDDEKATIWDSEFKPIATLEGHLDAVTSASFTPDAAIIATTSFNADFRLWKNESYETITVQEDAHDYGIQSCDFSQNLEPVPNNIIDVQSYLLGTCGNDGFVKLWRISVPKKNDELGFEEIEVKVWRVLRGHGGNVICVRFSPNVSEIICSTATDRQARIWSVYSAECLYVLDHDSIVTACAFSSDCSLVATGCIDKTLWLWRMPQQLVFRTIVATKIQCRTKALIDWSTSDVVRWLRNMDLADMTENAQNTFLDGQKILTLSEEQICSGLELSEEQSERLSRELRWLKQDELQISQTKNCEIPHEFLCPITHEIMREPVTCSDGFTYEKNAICEWFMSGKYSSPLTNEILTNTEYTYNHELRNAIHSFLEQDD; from the exons ATGTCAATCACcggaaatgaaataaaaataatccaGAGCTTAAGCGGGCACCGAAGTGACGTAACCTCGAGCGACTTCGCTTCCGATTACACGCTAGTGACCGGATCCAG CGATAAAACCGTCCGCGTCTGGGAATGGGTCCGAGGCTTCGGGTACGTCGAACGGGCGTTCTCGCCCCTCAGAGGCCACAAGTACCAGGTCACTTGTGTGCGCATTTCCCCCCAGGGGGCCATGCTGGCCAGTGCCTCGGTCGACGGTACTGCCGTTTTGTGGAACCTGCATTCGGGGCTTAAAATATACACTATGGTGCAAGTGAACGGAGATGCGATCCGAGTCTGCAG ATTTGCGCCTGACAGCTCCATTCTGGTCACAGCGGGAGATAATGGAGCTGTATGCGTCTGGGATTTGGTTCATAGGAGCCTGATAAG AACAATCGTCGAACACGAGGGCACCACCACCTCCCTCACCTTCACCCCCGACTCCCAATACCTGATAAGCGCTTGTTCCTTGGAAGTCCTCAAAATCTGGTACGTGCAAGACCTGGTGGACACCACCTCAGACTCGTCCTGTTGCCCTGTGGCAAAGTGCGAAAACGCCCACGACTTGGGCGTCGTCTGCGCCGAAATAAGCAAAAAGATCACCACTGACG AAGACGACCCCCTCATCAAACGGTACACAATGGCCACCAGCGGCAACAGCAACGAAATCAAAATCTGGACAATAACGTCAAAATCCACCCCCAAACACAAAAACGCCGTTAATGAGGTGGCAGTGGAGTATTGTGATAGTTTCGACGGACATAATTCCTCAGTCACTTGTATCAGATACACGAACAATGGCGCGTATTTAGTGTCGTCGAGTTTAGATAAACTGGTGAAAATCTGGGACGAGGAGGGCAATTGTGTGGCCACACTTCGGGGGCACACGAGATACGTGAATTGCGTGGCGGTGTCAAAAGACTGCCTCTTGGCGGCTTCGG GTTCGAATGATAAACTTATACTGGTATGGGATTTGACCGGTAATTTGACCACCGATTCGGAATTAGTCAAACCACTGCGGTTGTCATTTAATTCACTTGGGGCTATCCCAGAACTGCAGTTAATGAGGAACGCCGAAAGTAACGATAATGAGGTGAAATTGTTGGAGAAAATTGACGATATCTCGGAAGGTGCAATTAATTGTTGCTCGTTTAACAGTAGCGGGATTCTCGCGACGGGCTCAGG TGATAAATTAGTGAGACTGTTTCGAGTTGTTGAAGAAAATAACAACGTCGAAGAACTCAGCTACTCACCTTTGGAGGGGCACACGTATCCAGTGAATTACGTGGAGTTTTCCAGGGATGGGTCAAAGTTAGCCTCGTGTTCCCTGGATGGGGGCACCAACATTTGGGAATCAGAG ACAGGGGAAAAAGTCGCTTCGTTGCCTGAAAACAGCCTCAGCGTCAAAGTGTGTCGCTTTTCCCCTGATGGAAATTTCCTTATAACAGCGGGCGACGACGAAAAGGCCACAATTTGGGACTCGGAGTTCAAACCAATTGC CACCCTTGAAGGGCACTTGGACGCTGTGACTTCAGCCAGTTTCACCCCCGACGCTGCTATAATTGCAACAACGTCCTTCAATGCGGACTTCCGGTTGTGGAAAAACGAAAGTTACGAAACCATTACAGTGCAAGAAGACGCTCACGATTACGGCATACAAAGCTGcgatttttcgcaaaatttggAACCAGTCCCTAATAACATTATCGACGTTCAAAGTTACCTCCTTGGGACTTGTGGGAACGATGGTTTTGTTAAATTGTGGAGGATTTCGGTGCCGAAA aaaaatgaCGAATTGGGGTTTGAAGAGATCGAAGTCAAGGTTTGGCGGGTTTTAAGGGGACATGGGGGCAATGTAATTTGCGTGCGATTTTCGCCAAATGTGAGCGAAATTATATGTTCGACGGCTACGGACCGTCAAGCGAGAATTTGGTCGGTCTATAGTGCTGAATGTCTTTACGTCCTCGATCATGATTCGATAGTTACAGCTTGCGCTTTCAGCAGCGATTGTTCCTTAGTTGCCACAGGTTGCATAGATAAGACCTTATGGCTGTGGAGGATGCCCCAACAATTG GTGTTTAGGACGATAGTTGCGACAAAAATCCAGTGCCGGACCAAGGCCCTGATCGACTGGTCCACGAGCGACGTCGTCAGGTGGCTCAGAAACATGGACTTGGCAGACATGACCGAAAACGCGCAAAATACGTTCCTGGACGGACAAAAAATCTTAACACTTAGTGAAGAACAGATCTGCTCGGGTCTCGAATTAA GTGAAGAGCAGTCGGAGAGACTGAGTCGGGAGCTCCGCTGGTTGAAGCAAGACGAGCTGCAAATTtcgcaaacaaaaaattgcgaaaTTCCGCACGAATTTTTGTGCCCCATAACCCATGAAATAATGAGAGAACCGGTTACTTGCAGTGACGGTTtcacatatgaaaaaaatgcgATTTGTGAATGGTTCATGTCGGGAAAGTATTCAAGTCCTTTAACTAACGAAATTTTAACGAACACCGAATACACCTACAATCACGAGTTGAGAAATGCGATTCATTCGTTTTTGGAGCAAGATGATTAA